The segment AGATATTAATAGCGAATTTACAGCAAGAGCTGTTGAATTGCAATCCGAAATTGATTTTATCAATACTCAACTCAATCAATACAATATTGGCAGATTTTTCGCTTTTGCTGAAACTGAGTTGAGCTCAGATCTTAATAGAATCGGCAATAAGCTCGATTTTGAAGAACAGCTTAAGCCCTTGAATCTTTGGTTTGACTTAAAAACATTTAATTTAACACACGAATACAAAGATGTTGGACTAATTAGTCTAAGTGAAATGGGTAGTGGTGCAAACTGGTTAACATGTCATTTAGCTCTATGCTTAGGTCTTTTGAAATGGTTTGCCTATAATTCAAAGTCAACGGTTCCCTCATTTCTCTTTCTAGACCAGCCAAGCCAAGTTTATTTCCCCAAAGAATTTGATGCCACGAAGGACGAAGATATAAAACAGGTGTCTGCAGTATTTACGACTATCTTAGAGGAGCTTGAGTCTATTAAGGATGTAGTTGGCTACACTCCTCAGGTAATTGTAACAGACCATGCTGATAATCTCAAATTAAAGGGATATGAATTCAATGATTATGTGCGTAAGCGTTGGACTCCTGATAATGATGGAGCTCTTATTTAACGAAACTGTTTTTATTCAAAATGATTTTTAATAACATGATACAAACATTGTATTTTTAGTAATTGTATTATTGATTTGAATAATTTGCTCATTTAAACTTGCATTTAAATAAACATGGCTGATTCCGTTAATCTCTTTTACCTAGAAGATGTGTATCCAGATGCATCTTCGCTTCTTTCTTCGGTATTTAAGACTGTGGATCAAATAGTGCCTAATACAATCTTTGTTTTAGATACTAATGTCTTATTGACATCATTTGATGCAAGTAGCAATACAATCAGTGATATTGAAGGTATTCTCTTGTCTATTAAAAGCCAAAATAAATTATACATTCCGGCTAGAGTTGCAAGGGAGTTTGTTAATAACAGAGGTAAAAAAATAGGGGAGCTATATTTAAAAATGCGTCAAAATAAAGAAAGTTTGAATAGAGTGTCATTCAAGATGGATGAGTATCCACTCTTATCTGATAATAGCAATTATAATAAGTTGAAGGATGTTTTTGGTAATATATCCAAGTTGGTTTCCGAATCAAGAAAGCTATTTGATGCTCTAGACAATGATATAAAACAGTGGCATTGGAATGATAATGTTAGCGAAGTGTATAAAAGGATATTTTCTAGTGAAGTAGTTATTGAGTTAAAAGAAGAACGAGCTAAGGTTATAGAAGACCTCAAGTTTAGGATGATTCATAAAATAGCACCTGGTTATAATGATAGTGCAAAGCTGGATGAAGGTATTGGGGATTTGATTATATGGAAAACATTAATTGAAATCTCACAAGAGAAACATGTTGATGTGATTTTGGTAAGTGATGATCAAAAAAACGATTGGTTTTATAAACAAGATAAAGTAAGCTTATATCCAAAATATGAGCTTTTTGATGAGTTCAGAAGATTGACAAATGGCCAGTCTGTTAATATAATTTCTTTTGCCAACTTCTTAAAGCTGATGAATGCTAAGGAGGATACTGTAAATGAAATAAAAGCCAATATAGTTTTAGAAAAACTCGAACAAACTAAAGACAAGTTTGTGGCTGGACTTTCTCTGGACTATTTAAATGTAGGTGCTGCTGTAGAACAGCCCAAATTTGGATATGGAGTAGTGAAAGCAGTTGAACAAATTAATAATGGTGACTATGTCTTAACAGTTGATTTTGTTGAGTTTGGCGAAAAACGCCTTTTACACAAATTAGTTAAGCTAAGACCTGTTGATATGAATTCTTCAGAAGAAAACATGAACATTTATAAATAAACCATGGTTTTGATACTATATAATGATATATTTTTACTATATTCGTAAGTTATTCAGGGCATAAGAAGTGCCCTATTTTTATATCTTTCATGGAGAATTTTTACCAATAGGCTCCTTAATAAGATATAAATTTCTCCGGATTACAGCTATTATAAATTTATATAATTATTTAACAATCAATAACTTATGAAAAACGAAATCAAAAAACAAATCATTAAAGCCCCTAAACAGGCTAAGTACCTTAGTGACTTCCTTACTGACCTACCTAAAGGCATCTTCAATAAGAAGCAGACAAACGTAGGGGGAACTCACCTTGCTCTCACCCACCCAGAGAACTACATTATTATAGCTCCCACTGTAGAGTTGATCAAGAACAAGGTAGAGAACCAAGCAAACCTTCCTTACCCTGTGTTTGGTCTTTATGCTGATGTACCTAATAGTGATTTCAGGGAGTACATCAGGAAGAATGAGGTTCACCACATCATGGTGACCTATGATAGCCTTCCAAAGCTTATTCGTTGGTTAGCTGCTCTGGACATTGATGCTTACACCTACAATGCCCTGCTGGATGAGTATCACCTTACTCTACTCACTATGGGGTATAGGGAGAGAGCTATTGTGGGCATGATGGAGCACATTACAAAGTTTAGTCACTACACTCTTATGAGTGCTACTCCTGTAGCAGACGAGTTCGTTCCTCAAGTGCTTAAAGAGATGGACTATACAGAGGTAGAGTGGGAGAACAACTTGATCTTAAAGCCTCAGCGAATTAGGACTCCAAATCCTTATGCTGTTGCAGCTAATATCATTGAGATGTACAAGGAGGGTGAGATTTGGTTAGATGTAGATGGTATAAGCGTACAATCAGAAGAAGGATTTTTCTTTCTCAATTCGGTCAAGGGTATTAAGAATATTATTGATAGAGCAGAGCTTACCCCTGATGAGGTGAAGATAGTTTGCAGTGATACACTGAGGAATAGAGAGACCTTAGGAAGTGAGTTCAAGATATCTGGTAGCTTAAGTGAAAATAGAAAATTCACTTTCATCACTTCTAAAGCATTTGAGGGATCAGACTTCTTTAGCCAAACTGGGGTAGTATATGTGATAAGCGATGCTAAGCGGAAACATACTCTAATTGATATCCAAACTCAGTTGTATCAATGTGCTGGAAGAATAAGAACAGAGAGCAACCCCTTTAGGACCAAGCTATTTCACATATATAGTACTGGGTATGCAACCCAGACTAAGGATGATTTTGATAAAGAGCAACAGGAAAGAATTCAACACTCAAAGGTTATTATAGATACTCAGAATAAAGCAACTAAAGAGATAAGGTTAGCTTATAGACCTAGATTGAGCAAAGACCTTGAGAGTGATTTTATCCTTTATAATGAAGAAGAGGATAGGTATGAATACAATGAGATAAAAGAGAAGTTTGCTGAGTTTGCATTCAATCTCACTAACAGCATTTATAAGAATGGCTTGGCTTTGAGAAAAGCTTATTCTGAAGCTGGTGTTGATGCAGGAGATGAGGGGTATGTATATGCTGATGAATTCGATGATCAGGATTTCATCAAAAGCGTCTCCACCAGTAGCTTCAAAGACCTATTGATACATTATTGCCATCTTAGAGATATGCAGCTACTCTATGATGAACGCGAGCTAATCAAACAGTATGAGAGAGAATATCCTAAGTTTAAATACTATTATGAGAGGCTAACAAGTGCTGAGATTAGTACTTGCAAGTATGTCGAACGTGCTCTGGATGAAAAGATATATTCAAAGAGTCCACAGGTAAAGAATGCAGTAGCAAAGGAGGTGTTTTTAGCATTTAAGCTCAATTTGTTCTATTCGCTCAAAGACGCTAAACAAATGCTGAAGGACATTTATAAGAAAGTAGGTTCTAAGGCTTCAGCTAAATCAACTGATCTATCAGCATACTTCGAGGTAGAAAACACAGCAAGAAGGCTTGATGATAAAAGAGTAGATGGTTTGGTTCTGACAAGAAGGAAGTAAGCTCATACAGATACTTATATGTGATAACAATCTTCCTTTAACAGTAAAACAAAAGAAGAGCACAGAGATAGGATAATCATCCTGTTTCCCTGTGCTTTTGCCTTTTATGCTGCTTTAGCTTCTCTGACAGCTTTCATCTTGAGGTGTTCAGTATCTACTGCATGATATTTTCTAAACTCACTAGCACTCTTGGTACCGATGATTTCCATAATCTCCTTCTCATGATACCTGCCTGACTTCATGAGGTTGGTGATCATCGTTCTTCGCCCACTATGACTAGTGATCAAGGCTGCCTTTGTATAAGTGAAATAGAAAGGCTCTCTGAGCTTATACCGGGTAATGGTTACCTCACTGGCAAAGCTCTCTCCTAAGCCTTCTAAGATGCACTTGATCTGCTGATTGTATTTGACATCACTTACTAGCTCCAAGTTGTACTCATACTCTTGCAGCAGCAGGGATATCCTCTTGTCGAGGGCCAGAGGAATCTTGAAAGTGCCTTTCGTCTTCTTGGTTTTGCCAGTCAGCATACCATCTACTACCCGCAATCCTCCGGCATTCTGAATGTCACTTATTCTAAGGCCAGTAAGGCACCCAAATAAACAGAGGTCAATGTACTTCCGATCAGCTTTACTAAAATCCTCTCGACAGTCCCATAGGCTGTTGATTTCAGCAGGGGTGAGGTACACAATTTCCTTCTCTTCTCGGTAGACCTTAAAGTCTTTGGACCTATACCGTGGGTTAACCTTGACTTCCTGCTCTGTTTCTGCCCAGCTAAGGAAGTTCTTCAGCTTCTTGATACAAGCTCCAAAATACCCGTTCCAATGGTTCTTAGTATAAAGGATGTATGTAGCAAAATGCTTGTAAAACTCCATATCCATACCTTCAAATGAGGCTGGATACTTCGTCTCTTTCACATACTGCTTGAAGACTGAAACAAAGCTCTCATACTGCTTTTTAGTGGAGCTAGTGATATGCAAGCTGCTAGTAGGCCACTGCTCAAGCAAGGTTATGAAGTCCTTACCATAAGGCTTATTTGACTTCTCAGGCTCACTAGTTACCGTAGTTGCTACTCGTACTATTTGAGGTGCTGAAGGATGATGAATAACAGAGGTAGATAGCTTGATTGGTTTACCTCTAAACCGAGCTTTTACTAGATCAATAGTGGGTTCTTCACCGATGGCTACTAACTGTAGAGCAATCTCCATCAGTTTATTTTTGGTCTTACTGATGAGTGTATTTAGCTGCTGAGCTTGAGGATTGGTATTCTTTACTAGCTGAAGGGTTGAGTCCCATTCATCAGATTTGATGCTCTGCTTAAGTGGCACAGGAAACCAAAGCTTCTGATGAAAGTACCTCACATTCAAAGGGGATAATCCTTTTCTACCAGTAGCAGGTCTGAGAAATGCTTGGGTTTCCATGTGTTCTTTTTAGGGCATTTGAGTGAGGATTTAGAGTGAGAGAAAAGTGTGAGTTCCAGAAAATGTACAGTCATATGTACAGTCTGATTTAACAGTTCTATTGACTAAAAACTGTGTTTAGAGACTGTATGAGCTGTTTTTAATGTACGGGTCCTGGGTTCGAATCCCAGCGGGATCACCAAAACGCCTCATTTGCAAGCCGCAAGTGAGGCGTTTTTCGTTGGTACGGGTCCAGACGAGCTGTTTTTCGCGTCCGGCTTAGCCCGCCCAGCCTTCCCGGTCGAGGGAGCGGTACTGAATGGCCTCGGCCAGGTGTTCCAGCCTAATTTCGTCGGAATCGCCCAAATCGGCAATGGTGCGGGCCACCTTCAGAATCCGGTCGTAGGCCCGGGCGGAGAGGCCCAGGCGCTCCATGGCCGTTTTGAGCAGGGCCCGGCCCGCCTCATCAATCTGGCACAGCTCCTTGACCATCTGCGAAGGCATCATGGCGTTGGAGTGAATCTCGGGGAACTCCCGGAAGCGCGTTGCCTGCACTTCCCGGGCCTTTTCGACGCGCTGCTGAATGTTCTCACTGGTTTCGGCCTTGCGCGTCTCGGTCATCTGGTCGAAGGTGACGGGTGTGACTTCCACGTGCAGGTCGATGCGGTCGAGCAGCGGGCCGCTGACTTTGTTGAGGTAGCGCTGCACCACGCCCGGGCCGCACACGCACTCTTTTTCGGGGTGGTTATAGTAGCCGCAGGGGCAGGGGTTCATGCTGGCAATCAGCATGAAGTTCGACGGGAAATCAATGCTGACCTTGGCCCGCGAAATTGTGACGCGGCGCTCTTCCAAAGGCTGGCGCATCACTTCCAGCACCGTGCGCTTGAATTCAGGCAATTCGTCCAGAAACAACACGCCGTTGTGGGCCAGGGAAATTTCGCCTGGCTGCGGGTTACCGCCCCCGCCCACCAGGGCCACATCCGAAATGGTGTGGTGAGGGGAGCGGAAGGGCCGGCTGGTCAGTAGGGAGGCATTGGCGCCCAGCTTACCCGCCACGGAGTGAATCTTGGTCGTTTCCAGCGCTTCCTGGATGGAAAGGGCCGGCAGAATACTGGGCAGGCGCTTAGCCAGCATGGTTTTGCCCGCGCCGGGTGGCCCGATCATGATGACGTTGTGGCCGCCGGCCGCCGCTATTTCCAGGGCCCGCTTGATGTTTTCCTGGCCCTGCACATCGGCGAAGTCGGCGGCGTACTGGTTGGCCGCGCTTTGGAACACGCTGCGGGTGTCGAGCTGCAGGGGCTCAATTGCCAGGCGGCCCTCGAAGAAGTCGATGGCCTGCTGCATGTTTTCGACCGGAATAACGTCGAGGTTATTCACGATGGCGGCCTCCTGGGCATTGGCGCGGGGCAGAATAAAGCCCTTGAAACCTTCCTTGCGGGCCTGAATGGCAATGGGCAGCACCCCGCGAATGGGCCGCAACTCGCCGTCGAGGGCCAGCTCACCCATGATGATGTATTCGCCGAGTCGCTCAGTGTTCAGCTGTTGGGAGGCGTGCAGGATGCCCAGAGCAATGGGCAAGTCATAAGCCGAGCCTTCTTTGCGGATGTCGGCCGGGGCCATGTTAACGACCACCTTAGTGCGCGGCATCCGGTAGCCCCGCATCTTCAGGGCCGCCTCAATGCGCTGCTGGCTTTCCTTGATGGCATTGTCGGGCAGGCCCACCACGTAAAAATTGGTACCCTGGGATACGACTACTTCAATGGTAATGGTGTTGGCATTGACGCCCTGCACGGCCGAGCCATACGTTTTGGTAAGCATAGTTGGGAATAAAAGGATAAGTCACTAGGTAAAGGTGGAGCTAAGATAGAAGAAGTTATGGTGGCACAACACGGAAAAAGCCAGCCCGGGGTGGGGCTGGCTTTTTGCTGAAGCTACAAGGAAAAAACGCTGGCGCGGAGCTTACTTTTCGTCGGCCACCAGCTGCTCGATGAGCAGAATCAGGATGTGGATGGCCTTGATGTGGATTTCCTGGACCCGGTCGGCAAAGCCGCTGTGGGGCGCCCGGATTTCCACGTCGCTCAGGGCGGCCAATTGCCCGCCGTCCTTGCCGGTGAGGCTCACCACTTGCATGCCGCTGGCCTTGGCCGCTTCGGCGGCCCGCAGCACGTTGGGCGAGTTGCCGCTGGTGCTGATGGCCAGCAGCACGTCGCCGGGGCGGCCCAGGGCCTGCACGTAACGGCTGAAGACGTGCTCATAGCCGTAGTCGTTGGCCACGCAGCTCATGTGCGAGGCTTCGGTGAGGGCAATGGCGCCCAGGGCGGGCCGGTCGAGGCGGTAACGGCCGCTGAGCTCCTCGGCGAAGTGCTGGGCGTCGCAGAGGGAGCCACCGTTGCCGCAGCTCAGGATTTTGCCGTGTTGCCGGAGGCTAGCGGCCATCAGGCGGGCGGCTTGCTCAATGCGGGCCAGGTTTTCGGGGTCGGCCAGAAAACGGTCGAGTACGGTGCGCGCTTCGGTCAGCTCGGCGCGGATGAGGTCGGTTAGGGGTGCAGTCACGCCGTAAAGTTACAACGTAGTCCGGTTGTCGGGGGTGGGGCCGGGGTTAGGGGTGATAATCGTGTTGGGCTGCTGCACCGGGGCATTCATCAGGCCGGGGTCCTGCTGCGGGAAAGTGGGGTGCTCCACGTCGTGGCCGGGCGTGACGGTACCGCTGTGGGTGGGCGGAATGGCCGAGTCGATATAGACCGGGGCCGGCGTCACGGGGCCCGACTGGTACACCGTAGTCGGCGCCGGGGCGGGCGTCACGGGAACGACGGGTGTCACGGGGGCGGCAGTGGTCGTCGTGGTGGAGGTGACGGTGCGCTGCTGGAACTCCCGCTCGCGCTGGTCAATCTGGTGGTCGTAGAGCTTGGCCTTGAGCTCGTTGATTTTGCCGTTGAGTACCGTGGTTTCGCGGCGCAGCAGGGCGCTGTCCATGTTTTCGGTAATCAGGTGCA is part of the Hymenobacter chitinivorans DSM 11115 genome and harbors:
- a CDS encoding phage integrase SAM-like domain-containing protein, which produces METQAFLRPATGRKGLSPLNVRYFHQKLWFPVPLKQSIKSDEWDSTLQLVKNTNPQAQQLNTLISKTKNKLMEIALQLVAIGEEPTIDLVKARFRGKPIKLSTSVIHHPSAPQIVRVATTVTSEPEKSNKPYGKDFITLLEQWPTSSLHITSSTKKQYESFVSVFKQYVKETKYPASFEGMDMEFYKHFATYILYTKNHWNGYFGACIKKLKNFLSWAETEQEVKVNPRYRSKDFKVYREEKEIVYLTPAEINSLWDCREDFSKADRKYIDLCLFGCLTGLRISDIQNAGGLRVVDGMLTGKTKKTKGTFKIPLALDKRISLLLQEYEYNLELVSDVKYNQQIKCILEGLGESFASEVTITRYKLREPFYFTYTKAALITSHSGRRTMITNLMKSGRYHEKEIMEIIGTKSASEFRKYHAVDTEHLKMKAVREAKAA
- a CDS encoding YifB family Mg chelatase-like AAA ATPase, giving the protein MLTKTYGSAVQGVNANTITIEVVVSQGTNFYVVGLPDNAIKESQQRIEAALKMRGYRMPRTKVVVNMAPADIRKEGSAYDLPIALGILHASQQLNTERLGEYIIMGELALDGELRPIRGVLPIAIQARKEGFKGFILPRANAQEAAIVNNLDVIPVENMQQAIDFFEGRLAIEPLQLDTRSVFQSAANQYAADFADVQGQENIKRALEIAAAGGHNVIMIGPPGAGKTMLAKRLPSILPALSIQEALETTKIHSVAGKLGANASLLTSRPFRSPHHTISDVALVGGGGNPQPGEISLAHNGVLFLDELPEFKRTVLEVMRQPLEERRVTISRAKVSIDFPSNFMLIASMNPCPCGYYNHPEKECVCGPGVVQRYLNKVSGPLLDRIDLHVEVTPVTFDQMTETRKAETSENIQQRVEKAREVQATRFREFPEIHSNAMMPSQMVKELCQIDEAGRALLKTAMERLGLSARAYDRILKVARTIADLGDSDEIRLEHLAEAIQYRSLDREGWAG
- a CDS encoding DEAD/DEAH box helicase family protein encodes the protein MKNEIKKQIIKAPKQAKYLSDFLTDLPKGIFNKKQTNVGGTHLALTHPENYIIIAPTVELIKNKVENQANLPYPVFGLYADVPNSDFREYIRKNEVHHIMVTYDSLPKLIRWLAALDIDAYTYNALLDEYHLTLLTMGYRERAIVGMMEHITKFSHYTLMSATPVADEFVPQVLKEMDYTEVEWENNLILKPQRIRTPNPYAVAANIIEMYKEGEIWLDVDGISVQSEEGFFFLNSVKGIKNIIDRAELTPDEVKIVCSDTLRNRETLGSEFKISGSLSENRKFTFITSKAFEGSDFFSQTGVVYVISDAKRKHTLIDIQTQLYQCAGRIRTESNPFRTKLFHIYSTGYATQTKDDFDKEQQERIQHSKVIIDTQNKATKEIRLAYRPRLSKDLESDFILYNEEEDRYEYNEIKEKFAEFAFNLTNSIYKNGLALRKAYSEAGVDAGDEGYVYADEFDDQDFIKSVSTSSFKDLLIHYCHLRDMQLLYDERELIKQYEREYPKFKYYYERLTSAEISTCKYVERALDEKIYSKSPQVKNAVAKEVFLAFKLNLFYSLKDAKQMLKDIYKKVGSKASAKSTDLSAYFEVENTARRLDDKRVDGLVLTRRK
- a CDS encoding PIN domain-containing protein gives rise to the protein MADSVNLFYLEDVYPDASSLLSSVFKTVDQIVPNTIFVLDTNVLLTSFDASSNTISDIEGILLSIKSQNKLYIPARVAREFVNNRGKKIGELYLKMRQNKESLNRVSFKMDEYPLLSDNSNYNKLKDVFGNISKLVSESRKLFDALDNDIKQWHWNDNVSEVYKRIFSSEVVIELKEERAKVIEDLKFRMIHKIAPGYNDSAKLDEGIGDLIIWKTLIEISQEKHVDVILVSDDQKNDWFYKQDKVSLYPKYELFDEFRRLTNGQSVNIISFANFLKLMNAKEDTVNEIKANIVLEKLEQTKDKFVAGLSLDYLNVGAAVEQPKFGYGVVKAVEQINNGDYVLTVDFVEFGEKRLLHKLVKLRPVDMNSSEENMNIYK
- the lpcA gene encoding D-sedoheptulose 7-phosphate isomerase, which produces MTAPLTDLIRAELTEARTVLDRFLADPENLARIEQAARLMAASLRQHGKILSCGNGGSLCDAQHFAEELSGRYRLDRPALGAIALTEASHMSCVANDYGYEHVFSRYVQALGRPGDVLLAISTSGNSPNVLRAAEAAKASGMQVVSLTGKDGGQLAALSDVEIRAPHSGFADRVQEIHIKAIHILILLIEQLVADEK